The proteins below come from a single Paludibacter jiangxiensis genomic window:
- a CDS encoding iron-containing alcohol dehydrogenase, with translation MNDFNYYNPTRIEFGKGKEANIGKYIAEYGVSKVLIVYGSDRIKKSGLFYTVSQSLTENGINFEELGGVQSNPLLSKVYEGIEIAKSKGLEAVLAVGGGSVLDSSKAIAAGAKYDGDVWDFFLHKAEPQKALKIFDIMTLAATGSEMNNYAVVTNDQTKQKLSLAGPETFPTVSVINPELQATVSNDYLAYSASDIFAHSLDMYLSATYLPAYMAGYVENILKTVMRTTEILLADAGNYEARAEFAWAATQALNFTTFCGVAGNRFDTHFLEHTLSAEYNIAHGAGLSIIMPAWMKWQKNNLPERFEQFARNMFNVEGADAGIEALTQWYSKIGTPVTLKEGNIPESDIPMLVEKLSEVAGLWGATSLYTKEMIRTVLENAK, from the coding sequence ATGAATGACTTTAATTATTACAACCCAACCCGCATTGAATTCGGAAAAGGGAAAGAGGCAAATATCGGAAAATACATTGCCGAATATGGTGTATCGAAAGTATTAATCGTGTATGGCTCAGACCGCATTAAAAAGAGCGGACTGTTTTATACTGTTTCCCAATCGTTAACCGAAAATGGCATCAACTTTGAAGAACTGGGCGGCGTACAGAGTAATCCGCTGCTTAGCAAAGTGTATGAGGGTATTGAAATAGCCAAAAGTAAAGGTCTGGAAGCCGTGCTGGCTGTTGGTGGAGGCTCGGTGCTCGACTCTTCCAAAGCCATTGCAGCCGGGGCAAAATACGACGGCGATGTATGGGATTTCTTCCTTCATAAGGCAGAACCGCAAAAGGCTTTAAAGATTTTCGACATTATGACTCTAGCCGCTACCGGTAGCGAAATGAACAACTATGCGGTAGTTACCAACGACCAAACCAAACAAAAACTCAGTCTGGCCGGGCCGGAAACCTTCCCGACGGTTTCGGTTATAAATCCCGAACTACAGGCTACCGTTTCCAATGACTATCTGGCATATTCGGCATCCGATATTTTTGCACACAGTCTGGATATGTACCTCTCGGCAACATATCTCCCTGCATACATGGCCGGATACGTTGAAAATATACTAAAAACGGTAATGCGTACTACCGAGATTTTACTGGCTGACGCAGGCAACTACGAAGCGCGTGCCGAATTTGCATGGGCGGCTACCCAGGCTTTAAACTTTACAACCTTTTGTGGTGTTGCAGGCAACCGTTTTGATACCCACTTTTTGGAACACACGCTGTCCGCTGAATACAACATTGCGCATGGTGCAGGTTTGTCGATTATTATGCCTGCCTGGATGAAATGGCAAAAGAATAACCTTCCCGAACGTTTCGAACAATTTGCCCGAAATATGTTCAATGTAGAAGGTGCAGATGCCGGCATCGAAGCACTGACGCAATGGTATTCGAAAATCGGGACTCCGGTTACTTTGAAAGAGGGCAATATTCCCGAAAGCGACATTCCGATGCTGGTTGAGAAATTATCGGAGGTAGCCGGGCTATGGGGAGCAACATCGCTTTATACCAAAGAGATGATACGC
- a CDS encoding helix-turn-helix domain-containing protein produces MDELTRIEDISKYNEMLGVETFHPLVAVIDFSKAKQICQMRRYMGLYTMFLKDVKCGDIKYGRNYYDYQEGTLVFVAPGQVMEVENSGEIIQPKGWALVFHPDLIHGTSLGQHIKDYTFFSYEVYEALHLSEQERQIVLDCLHKIDFELRHAIDKHSKTLIVTNIELLLNYCVRFYDRQFITRSNVNKDVLARFEKLLGDYFLSDTPQLLGLPTVSYCADKLNLSANYLGDLIKKETGKSPQEHIQLKVMDLAKEKIFDTSRSVSEIAYELGFKYPQHFTRMFKKSTGVSPNEFRSRN; encoded by the coding sequence ATGGATGAGTTAACAAGAATAGAAGATATTTCAAAATATAACGAAATGCTTGGAGTGGAAACGTTCCATCCGCTGGTAGCCGTGATTGATTTTTCGAAAGCGAAGCAGATATGTCAGATGCGACGTTATATGGGACTGTATACCATGTTTTTGAAAGACGTCAAATGCGGAGATATCAAGTATGGCCGTAACTATTACGACTATCAGGAAGGTACGCTGGTGTTTGTTGCGCCGGGTCAGGTGATGGAGGTGGAGAACAGCGGAGAGATTATTCAACCGAAAGGGTGGGCTCTGGTATTTCATCCCGATCTGATTCACGGTACTTCTCTCGGTCAGCATATCAAGGATTACACCTTCTTTTCGTACGAGGTGTACGAGGCCCTTCATCTTTCGGAGCAGGAACGGCAAATTGTACTGGATTGCCTGCATAAGATTGACTTCGAACTTCGTCATGCTATCGACAAACACAGCAAAACGCTGATCGTGACCAATATTGAACTCTTGCTGAATTACTGCGTACGGTTTTATGACCGGCAGTTTATCACCCGCAGCAATGTCAATAAGGATGTGTTGGCGCGCTTTGAGAAACTATTGGGCGACTATTTTCTGTCCGATACGCCTCAGCTTCTGGGGCTTCCAACGGTAAGTTATTGTGCAGACAAACTCAATCTTTCGGCAAATTATCTGGGCGATCTGATTAAAAAAGAGACCGGCAAATCGCCACAGGAACATATTCAGCTAAAGGTGATGGATCTCGCCAAAGAGAAAATATTCGATACAAGCCGTTCGGTAAGTGAAATTGCCTACGAACTGGG